CTCCTGCGTGTGGCGAGAAGAAGCAGATGAAGTTATTGCTAGGTGGGTTTGCACGAGCAGGAGTGCCCATGGATGAAGAGCACTGGATACCAATAATGATGGGCATGAAAAATACCGACGAGGTCTTTGCAGAGATTAAGGCTGCGGTGGAAAGAGTAGAGGAGTCAGAAAAGTGAGCGTCCGTAAGTATATGGGAATTGACAGGGATAAAATAGCTTGGTATCCAACGATTGATGAAGATATTTGCACGGGCTGTGGAGAGTGTGCAGAGTTCTGTCCGAACAGTGTATTTGAACTAAGGGACGGTGTAATGGTTGTGGCAAATCCGTTTAACTGCGTACCTGGCTGCGACAGATGTGCTTTAGTTTGTCCTTCATCGGCTATAACGTTCCCTTCAAAAGAGAGCTTGCTTCAACAGATAGAGAGGCTGCGCCGGTCTTGAATTAGATGGGCTTTGCGAAATTGGAAGACATACGCTCGGCAGTTGTGATTGCATGCAGTCAATATATTCGAGTTGGCGCAGTGGCTAAACACATACAGCTTCTGGGTTAGAAGGCTATTCCTATCTTCTCGACAGAAGCGAGCCTTTGCGGCACTCAAGAAGGCGACGTGTCCAAGTGCTTATTCGAATGAAAAGAATTCAGAACTACGTTGACTGTACAGCGGGAGCTCAGTCGGATAAAAAGGAGTACTAAGGTTGGTGGCGTTCAATCTGATTGGCTTGTGTATCCTGGCGGCTTGCTTTGCTCTTGATAGGCACAAGACGATTCGCTCTGTCCATCGGGGGCTGATGATGTTCTGGAAGATAGTTCCAGAGATGTCGATTGTACTTATCCTTATCAGCATTTCTCTTTCGGTTTTGACGCCAACACAGCTTAGACAGTGGCTCTCCGCTGATACTCCTGCGCATTTTGTATTGGCATTGGCTGTCGGCTCGGTCGCGCTCATACCTGGGTTTGTTGCTTTCCCACTAGCAGGAGTCTTGCTAAAGAACGGCGCATCTATAACGCTCGTTGCAGGCTTCCTGACGACGCTATTGATGGTAGGAGTGGTCACGTTACCGATGGAAGCTAGATATTTTGGCTGGCGTACGGCGCTTTTGCGCAATGGTCTATCGTTTATCGGAGCTGTGGCGATTGCGTTGGCAATGGGGAGGCTGCTGTGAAGACAAACCCCAGGAGCATTATCAGTCTTGGAGCGACTGGTGTTTTCCTGTTTTTCTGTGCTTGGGGTGTTTGGTTTGGGCACAACGATTTTGCAATTCGGTCTGCAAACAGCTATCTAGGCTTCCTGAAGGAAATGTTCTGGGTATTGCCCATGATGTTCTTGCTAATAGGCGTATTCGATGTGTGGGTTCCTCGGGAGATTGTCGAGCGGCACGTTGGCGAAGATGCAGGCCCTATTGCCATCCTGTGGATGATTCTTCTTGCAATGCTTCAAGCTGGGCCGCTGTATGGAGCATTTCCTGTGGCAGCGGCACTTTCGAAGAAGGGTTGCGCCGCTAAGTATATCTTTATTTATCTTGGAGCATTCTCGGTGATGAAGCTTCCGATGCTGAGCTTTGAGATAACATTCCTGGGCTGGAAGTTCTCCTTGGTTAGGCTAATGTTTACGCTGCCGGTGTTTATCACTATTGGCTACATAATGGGGCGCCATCGTGCCTATGTTGTACAGTAAGGAGGGGTGTATGGAAAGGTGTCGTGGAAAAACTGTAGCGGCACTTATAACTGCTGCCTTTTCAGCGCTGATTCTTGTGATAGTTCACGGTAATTTTCAAGCATTTAGCGCTCTGGTGCAGGCGGAAAGCTTAGATTCGCAGACATACTCGCACGTTCCGATTGAGTTGCTTGACGAAAACGGGGCCAAGATTGATCCGAATGCGGCGAATGCAAAGCCATATAGCCCACGCCGCACCTGCGGAGCGTGTCATGATTATGAGGCTATCAGCAAAGCATATCACTTTCAGCTTGGCGCTGATAGAATCTCCGATGATTATGGTAAGAAGGTCGGCAAACCATGGATTTCCTCACAAGGGCAGTTTGGCAGACAGCACCATATGTCGTACGCCTGGGTGGCAAAAAAACGCAATTCGTCTGCAGATGAAATTGGCATGACCCCATATCAATACTCGCAAACATGTGGAGCTTGTCATGCTGGCGGCGGCCCGATGGAGCGAGACCGCGATGGGCAGAGATACGAGCAGAGGCAGGCGAGTCACCCTGAGATCGCGGACAGCTTTGATGGTGACTACTACAAGGCAGCCTGGGATAAATCTGGAGTTGTTGAAGCCGACTGTCTTATGTGTCACATGCAGTCTTACAATGCTCAGGCTCGTAGCGACCAATTGTCTAAGGCTAACTTTAGGTGGGCGGCCACAGTTGGCGCAGGACTGGGCACGGTGGAGGGTTCAGTAAAGGATGGTCAGTTGCCTCACTTGACATATAATCGTGCCCTCTTTATAAGCGATGGAAAGGTTGCACTGAAGATTACTCGTCCCGAAGACGCAAACTGCCTTCTCTGTCATGGCGAAGCCGAGGTCAAGAAACGTGGCCATGTTTGGTATGATAGCCGACAGTCTGACGTTCACACGGCAGCAGGTATGAAGTGCATCACCTGCCACTCATCAGGCCCCGACCATCAGATTCGCAAAGGGCACTCCCACAATGTTTATCTACATGACGAGCTTGATGACCCCACACTCTCCTGTGAAGGCTGTCACTTGTCGCCAAAGTCAGCGAAAAAGCCTGAACATAAGTCCCTGCCAAGTAGTCACCTTGCTAAGATTGCATGCGTGACCTGTCATGTGAGGGAGCACAACGTAGCAGCTGTTGGAGCAGTTGACACTACAACGGGAAAAGCTTTGGGACTGCCGACTGTACCGAGCGCGAAAAAGTATGGGGAAAGTGGTACGTGGACTCCCGCATATTTCCGCCTAGAGGATGGCAAGATCTATTCCGGCAATGCCATACTACCTGTTTGGTGGGGAAATCGTGTGGGCGAAATCATTTATCCGCTCCACTTGGACGAAACCGCCAGAGCCTTCGACCGCGTCAAGGATGTTATCAAAGACGACACTGGTGACGGCAAGCCAGAAGCGAATACGGAAGCCGAGATAAAAGCAATGCTCGCTTCAATTGCAGAGACCCTGAAAGGGGGACGATTTAAGCAAGTTGCTCCGGCCTTTGTCAAAGGAGATAGAGTTTGGGAGGTTGTGCGCGGGCAACTTGTATGTCGGCCTCATCCTCAAGCTTCACCCTTGTATTGGACATTTAGTCACAACGTTTCGCCATCTTCGAAGGCTTGGGGCGCCAAGGGATGTTCGGATTGTCATGCCCCAAATTCCCAGTTCTTCTACTCCCCGGTGATAGTCGATCCATTTGACGACAAAGGCCGCCAAAAAAGCATGCCAATGTGGCAGTACTGCCGAATAAGTAAAGATGTGATTGAGGTGGGGAGTTGAAACTTTTTAGATTTCTGGTGTTTGCGTTGCTTACATGTATGATGGCTTCATCCAGCGTTGGTTCCGCTACTCACAAGTGGCAAGGCTATTTCCAGGTGCGCTATACTAACCCAGAAGATCGTGCCGATTACCTAAGCCTGCGCAGACTCAAGCTGTATGGATGTGGTCCCATTTCTGGCAGCTGGAGCTACTACTTGCAGTTTCTGTACAAAACCAATAACCGTAGCTCAACTGATAATCGAATAGTCGTACAGGAGGCAAGTGCTAATACGCAGTCTGGTTCTGTCAAGCTCACGATAGGACAGTTCAAGCCGCCTTTTGGAATGGAACGGTTTACCTCCGACTCCATGCTCGCATTAATTGACCGCAGCCAGCCGACCGATAAGTTGGTCCCAAATGGCAGTCTAGGAATGTCGTTTGCTCGTGATCGGGGCGTTCAAATTGAACGGAAGATTGGTAAGGTTGCCCGGTGTGCAGTTGGGGTGTTCGACGGCAACGGTGCCAACGAGCCATTAGAGGGCAATGGCCCGCTGATAGTTGGGCGCTTCATATACGAGCCGTGTTCTGCTGCAAAGCGATTTCATTCCGAAGTTGCCATATCATGGCGCAAAGACCACGATATTGACTTTACTGGTCAGCTTCCAGGCGCTCCGCCAGGTTATGCAAATTTCTCAGGCAAGGATGTTCGGCAGAATATAGCGATTGCCTATGATTTTGGCAAAAACTCGCTTCGCTGTGAGTACCTTGCGGCTCAGTATCACAGCAACAAATCTGCGATTCCCAGCATAGATGCACAGGGATATTATCTGCAGTGGGCTTACGCTGCATCTCGGAAGTGGTTGCTGGCAGCACGTTTTGAAGCTATGGACCCTGACTGTTCGGTTGTGAACTCGAAGGATATATCATGGCTCACAATTGGCGCTACTTATTATATGAAATCCGACTATCACAAGATTCAAGTTAACTACATATTTAAGTCAGAAAAGGCTAGCGAGATTAATAATGATGCTATAGTAGCGCAGTATCAAAGATTTTTCTGATTTGGATTTGATACTGCTTCAGAGAAGCCTTTGAGCATTGCAAAGTAGCGATATGGCTCCATTCTCGTTTATCGTGCCTCGCCTGTAGCAGGTATTTTCAAACCTACCCGACTGTCTTTGAATATTGCGCCATTTTGCAAACCCAGAAATACGCAACATATATCGAGCAACATTTTGGAGGAAAATCAGATTCCAATCCTAAAATCTTTTATTGGAAACTAAAAGATTTTAAGCCAGAATGGCAAATCTTCTTGCAAAAAAACACTTTTTCCGCCTTTCATAATTTAGGGTAACAAATGTCTACTATTAATCAAGCCATAGGTGTAGAAATTGGCGGGACCACGCTCAGGATAGGCCTTGTTGATGAGAAGGGCAATGTTGCGCATGCAATTCGACTTTCTTCCTCTGATTTATATAATCAAAATACCGCGACAGAACGCCTAATTGTGCATATCACCGAGTTCTTATGGGAGATTCAAAAATCGTTTGATGAGTGTAACGGTATTGGAATTGCCGCGGCTGGATACGTTGATAATAATGCTAAGACGATGGTAGTTGCTTCGAACCTAGGTTGGCGGAATTTCGCCCTTGGAAGGGAAGTCGAGGACCTAATTGGCAAACCGGTTGTGATGGACAAGGATACAAATATGGCTGCGCTAGGCGAATTCTCCGTCGGGGCTGGTCGAAATCTCAATTCCTTAATTTATGTTGCGCTTGGGACTGGGGTTGGTGGTGCAATAATTCACGAAGGAAGATTACTTCGGGGGAGGAGAAACAGCGGCGGAGACTTTGGCCATGTTTTTGCAGGGGGAGATTGGAAGTGCGGGTGTGGATTAGTTGGTTGCCTAGAAACAGTCGCAGGCGGAGTGGCAATCGCAAGGAAGGCGAGAGAAGCAATTGAGGCGGGGTCGAAATCAATAATTACAGACTTAGTTAAGAACAATCCTTCCGACATCACTGCTCAAACAGTGGCAAAAGCGAGCAGTGAAGGAGACACGTTGGCACAACAAATATTGGTCGAGGCTGGAAATGCAGTAGGTGTTGCACTTGTGAATATAATACGAATGGT
This sequence is a window from Armatimonadota bacterium. Protein-coding genes within it:
- a CDS encoding ferredoxin family protein, which produces MSVRKYMGIDRDKIAWYPTIDEDICTGCGECAEFCPNSVFELRDGVMVVANPFNCVPGCDRCALVCPSSAITFPSKESLLQQIERLRRS
- a CDS encoding permease — encoded protein: MAFNLIGLCILAACFALDRHKTIRSVHRGLMMFWKIVPEMSIVLILISISLSVLTPTQLRQWLSADTPAHFVLALAVGSVALIPGFVAFPLAGVLLKNGASITLVAGFLTTLLMVGVVTLPMEARYFGWRTALLRNGLSFIGAVAIALAMGRLL
- a CDS encoding permease, whose product is MKTNPRSIISLGATGVFLFFCAWGVWFGHNDFAIRSANSYLGFLKEMFWVLPMMFLLIGVFDVWVPREIVERHVGEDAGPIAILWMILLAMLQAGPLYGAFPVAAALSKKGCAAKYIFIYLGAFSVMKLPMLSFEITFLGWKFSLVRLMFTLPVFITIGYIMGRHRAYVVQ
- a CDS encoding OprO/OprP family phosphate-selective porin, with protein sequence MKLFRFLVFALLTCMMASSSVGSATHKWQGYFQVRYTNPEDRADYLSLRRLKLYGCGPISGSWSYYLQFLYKTNNRSSTDNRIVVQEASANTQSGSVKLTIGQFKPPFGMERFTSDSMLALIDRSQPTDKLVPNGSLGMSFARDRGVQIERKIGKVARCAVGVFDGNGANEPLEGNGPLIVGRFIYEPCSAAKRFHSEVAISWRKDHDIDFTGQLPGAPPGYANFSGKDVRQNIAIAYDFGKNSLRCEYLAAQYHSNKSAIPSIDAQGYYLQWAYAASRKWLLAARFEAMDPDCSVVNSKDISWLTIGATYYMKSDYHKIQVNYIFKSEKASEINNDAIVAQYQRFF
- a CDS encoding ROK family protein; the encoded protein is MSTINQAIGVEIGGTTLRIGLVDEKGNVAHAIRLSSSDLYNQNTATERLIVHITEFLWEIQKSFDECNGIGIAAAGYVDNNAKTMVVASNLGWRNFALGREVEDLIGKPVVMDKDTNMAALGEFSVGAGRNLNSLIYVALGTGVGGAIIHEGRLLRGRRNSGGDFGHVFAGGDWKCGCGLVGCLETVAGGVAIARKAREAIEAGSKSIITDLVKNNPSDITAQTVAKASSEGDTLAQQILVEAGNAVGVALVNIIRMVGPEAVILGGSVGKVKEIFETVKAYVEENSAFPGTDLPPVKVLPAALGDSAAIIGAGLVCSKLLLD